In Pseudomonas sp. LRP2-20, the genomic window CGACGATGCGGAACAACTCGACGAGTCGGCACTCCAAGCGTTGCTGGAACTGGCAGCTGGGCTACCGGAAGGGCGCCCGCACGTGTTCCTGTTCGGCGAGCCGTCGCTGATTGCCGGGTTGGACGAGATCCAGGTCGAGGAAGAGCGCTTCCACGTCATAGAACTCGCACCGTACAGCGAGGAAGAAACCCGCGAGTACCTGGAGCAACGCCTGGAAGGCGCTGGCCGGGGCATCGAGGTGTTCAGCCGTGAACAGCTAGTCGATATTCATGAAAACTCCGACGGATGGCCTGGCAACATCAACCAGGTCGCCCGCGATACTTTGATCGAAGCCATGATCGCCAGCCGTACCACGGTCAAGCGACCATCCATGGGGTTCAAAATGCCTAAGAAACACGTGCTCGCGCTGTCCGCTGTCGTCGTGGTCGCCGTAGGTGCTGCGGTGCTGATGCCCAAGAAAGGCGACAAGGCCCCCGCCGAGGCGCCTGTGGCCCAGGCTCAGCTGCCGTTGGGCGAGGGCCAGCCAGGCGCCGCCCAATCGAACAATGGCAACCCGGCCATCGAGTTCTCCGGCCAGTCGCAGCCGATGCCACTGCCCCTGGTGGGGCAGTCCCAGCCGGTCATGCGCGAGCCTCTGGCACAAGCTGCCGGCATGGGTGACGGCGAAGAGGGTGGCCCGGCCGGCAATACCGCCTTGCAGCCTGGCAACCCGCCTACCGTGACCACCATCGCGCCGCCGCAGGGCGTGCCTGCCGGCCCGGCGCCGAGCATGGCCCAGGCTACCGCGCCAGTGCAGCCGGTTGCGCCAGCACCGAAGCCTGTCGCTACCCAGCCTGCCAAACCGGTTGCGCCTGCCAAGCCGGCACCGGCACCGGCACCGACTCAGGTCGCTACCGCCAAGCCAGCCGCCAAGCCGGTGGAAAAACCGGCAGCCGGCGGCACCGGCAGCAGTAGCTGGTACTCTGGCCAGAAGCCAGGCAACTATGTGGTGCAGATTCTCGGCACCAGTTCCGAGGCGTCGGCCCAGGCCTTCGTCAAGGCGCAGGGTGGCGACTATCGCTACTTCAAGAAAAACCTGCAGGGCAAGCCACTCTACGTGGTCACCTACGGCAACTTTGCCAACCGCGACGCAGCGGTTGCGGCAATCAAGAACTTGCCAGCGAAGGTCCAGGCTGGTAAACCTTGGCCACGTACCGTTGCCAGCGTCCAACAAGAGCTCGCTTCGGCCCGCTGATACCTGCCGGGCGGCATCACCCCCGCCGCCCAGTTGCTGAGCGATTAACGACATTCGAATAGCCTGCTGCGCCTGAGCGCGGCAGGCTTTTCTGTCCCAGGCTGCCGGCCACAAGCCTCTGTTGCAGTCATGGCTGAAACGCTTCAGACTCGAGCCAAGCCGCTATCACGGCGGATGGCGCAAAAACATTCAAAATTGCGACATAAATTTTCAATGGTGAGACATGAAAATTTGTGGGTATGACTGTCGCTGTGCAACAATGGTTTTCCATGGCCACCGCAAAAAAGCTGGCGTTTGATCGGCGTGGATGGTAAGTGGTTGTACATAAAAGAGATTTACCTCCGGTTGAGAGGTGAACCTGGTGAGAAAGTGTCTATGAAAACAGGTCTGTACCATCCCGAAGAATTCAAGGACAACTGTGGTTTTGGCCTGATCGCCCATATGACGGGCGAACCGAGCCACCACCTTCTGCAAACCGCCATGCAGGCACTGACCTGCATGACCCACCGCGGCGGCATCAACGCCGACGGCAAGACCGGTGACGGTTGCGGTCTGCTCATGCAGAAGCCTGATCAATTCCTGCGTGCCGTGGCCCAGGAACACTTCGCCGTCGAGCTGCCCAAGCAGTACGCCGTCGGCATGGTGTTCTTCAACCAGGACCCGGTCAAAGCCGAAGCTGCCCGTGCCAACATGGACCGCGAAATCGTCGCCGCCGGCCTGAAGCTGGTCGGCTGGCGCAAGGTCCCGATCGACACCAGCGTGCTCGGTCGCCTGGCCCTTGAGCGCCTGCCGCAGATCGAGCAGGTGTTCATCGGCGGTGAAGGCCTGAGCGATCAGGAATTCGCCATCAAGCTGTTCAGTGCCCGTCGCCGTTCGTCCGTGGCCAACGCCCACGACGCCGACCACTACATCTGCAGCTTCTCGCACAAGACCATCATCTACAAAGGCCTGATGATGCCGCGCGATCTCGCGGCGTTCTATCCAGACCTCGGTGACGAGCGCCTGCAAACCGCGATCTGCGTGTTCCACCAGCGCTTCTCCACCAACACCCTGCCGAAATGGCCGCTGGCGCAGCCATTCCGCTTCCTCGCCCACAACGGCGAGATCAACACCATCACCGGCAACCGCAACTGGGCCATGGCCCGTCGCACCAAGTTCGCCAACGACCTGATCCCCGACCTCGAAGAGCTCGGCCCGCTGGTCAACCGCGTCGGTTCCGACTCCTCGAGCATGGACAACATGCTGGAGCTGATGGTCACCGGCGGCATCGACCTGTTCCGCGGTGTGCGCATGCTGGTACCGCCAGCCTGGCAGAACGTCGAGACCATGGATGCCGACCTGCGCGCCTTCTACGAATACAACTCCATGCACATGGAACCGTGGGATGGTCCGGCCGGTATCGTCATGACCGAAGGTCGCCACGCGGTGTGCCTGCTCGACCGTAACGGCCTGCGCCCGGCGCGCTGGGTGACGACCACCAATGGCTACATCACCATCGCCTCGGAAATCGGCGTGTGGGGCTACCAGCCTGAGGAAGTCCTGGCCAAGGGCCGTGTCGGCCCGGGCCAGATCCTCGCCGTGGACACCGAGACCGGCCAGATCCTCGATACCGATGCCATCGACAACCGTCTGAAATCGCGCCACCCGTACAAGCGCTGGCTGCGTCAGCACGCCCTGCGCATCCAGGCGACCTTGACCGACGACCAGGGCGTGGCCAGCTACGACGCTGACCAGCTCAAGCAGTACATGAAGATGTTCCAGGTCACCTTCGAAGAGCGTGACCAGGTGCTGCGCCCACTCGGCGAGCAGGGCCAGGAAGCGGTCGGCTCGATGGGTGATGACACGCCGATGGCCGTGCTTTCGCAGCGCGTGCGTTCGCCGTACGACTTCTTCCGCCAGCAGTTCGCCCAGGTGACCAACCCACCGATCGACCCACTGCGCGAAGCGATCGTCATGTCCCTGGAAATCTGCCTGGGCGCCGAGCGCAACATCTTCCAGGAATCCCCGGAGCACGCTTCGCGGGTGATCCTCAGCTCGCCGGTCATCTCGCCTGCCAAGTGGCGTTCGCTGATGAACCTAGAGCGCGAAGGCTTCGACCGCCAGCTGATCGACCTCAACTATGACGAGAGCGTCGGCCTGGAAGCGGCCATCCGCAACATCGCCGACCAGGCTGAAGAAGCCGTGCGCGGCGGCAAGACCCAGCTGGTGCTGAGCGACCGCTACATCGCTCCGGGCAAACTGCCTGTGCACGCTTCGCTGGCGGTGGGTGCCGTGCACCACCGCCTGACCGAGCAGGGCCTGCGTTGCGACAGCAACATCCTGGTCGAGACTGCTACTGCCCGTGACCCGCACCACTTCGCCGTGCTGCTGGGCTTCGGGGCCTCGGCCGTGTATCCGTACCTGGCCTACGAAGTGCTGGCCGACCTGATCCGTACCGGTGAAGTGCTGGGCGATCTGGACGAAGTCTTCAAGTACTACCGCAAAGGTATTTCCAAGGGCCTGCTGAAGATCCTGTCGAAGATGGGTATCTCCACCATCGCCTCGTACCGTGGCGCCCAGCTGTTCGAAGCCGTGGGCCTGTCCGAGGAAGTGGTCGGCCTGAGCTTCAAGGGCGTGTCCAGCCGCATCAAGGGTGCGCGTTTCGTCGACCTCGAAGGCGACCAGAAGCTGCTGGCAGCCGAAGCCTGGAGCGCGCGCAAGCCGATCCAGCAAGGTGGCCTGCTGAAGTTCGTCCACGGTGGCGAATACCACGCCTACAACCCGGATGTGGTCAACACCCTGCAGGCCGCCGTGCAGCAGGGCGACTACGCCAAGTTCAAGGAATACACCACGCTGGTCGACCAGCGCCCGGTGTCGATGATTCGCGACCTGCTGAAAGTGAAGGTGGCCGACGAGCCCCTGCCGCTGGATCAGATCGAGCCGCTGGAGGCCATCCTCAAGCGCTTCGACTCCGCCGGTATCTCGCTGGGCGCACTGTCGCCGGAAGCACACGAAGCCCTGGCCGAGGCGATGAACCGCCTGGGTGCACGCTCCAACTCCGGTGAGGGCGGTGAAGACCCGTCGCGCTACGGCACCATCAAGAGCTCGAAGATCAAGCAGGTGGCTACCGGCCGCTTTGGCGTGACCCCGGAATACCTGGTCAACGCCGAAGTGCTGCAGATCAAGGTTGCCCAGGGCGCCAAG contains:
- a CDS encoding AAA family ATPase, encoding MTSLHADEAFLEHYQLSHDPFAPRVPGFKFFPAQRKPVLGQLHHLARYSQLMLVVTGPVGSGKTLLRQALVASTNKQSVLSVVVSARGASDAASVLGQVAQTLEVAQPEVQAILNKVVQLALTGQEVYLLVDDAEQLDESALQALLELAAGLPEGRPHVFLFGEPSLIAGLDEIQVEEERFHVIELAPYSEEETREYLEQRLEGAGRGIEVFSREQLVDIHENSDGWPGNINQVARDTLIEAMIASRTTVKRPSMGFKMPKKHVLALSAVVVVAVGAAVLMPKKGDKAPAEAPVAQAQLPLGEGQPGAAQSNNGNPAIEFSGQSQPMPLPLVGQSQPVMREPLAQAAGMGDGEEGGPAGNTALQPGNPPTVTTIAPPQGVPAGPAPSMAQATAPVQPVAPAPKPVATQPAKPVAPAKPAPAPAPTQVATAKPAAKPVEKPAAGGTGSSSWYSGQKPGNYVVQILGTSSEASAQAFVKAQGGDYRYFKKNLQGKPLYVVTYGNFANRDAAVAAIKNLPAKVQAGKPWPRTVASVQQELASAR
- the gltB gene encoding glutamate synthase large subunit, which codes for MKTGLYHPEEFKDNCGFGLIAHMTGEPSHHLLQTAMQALTCMTHRGGINADGKTGDGCGLLMQKPDQFLRAVAQEHFAVELPKQYAVGMVFFNQDPVKAEAARANMDREIVAAGLKLVGWRKVPIDTSVLGRLALERLPQIEQVFIGGEGLSDQEFAIKLFSARRRSSVANAHDADHYICSFSHKTIIYKGLMMPRDLAAFYPDLGDERLQTAICVFHQRFSTNTLPKWPLAQPFRFLAHNGEINTITGNRNWAMARRTKFANDLIPDLEELGPLVNRVGSDSSSMDNMLELMVTGGIDLFRGVRMLVPPAWQNVETMDADLRAFYEYNSMHMEPWDGPAGIVMTEGRHAVCLLDRNGLRPARWVTTTNGYITIASEIGVWGYQPEEVLAKGRVGPGQILAVDTETGQILDTDAIDNRLKSRHPYKRWLRQHALRIQATLTDDQGVASYDADQLKQYMKMFQVTFEERDQVLRPLGEQGQEAVGSMGDDTPMAVLSQRVRSPYDFFRQQFAQVTNPPIDPLREAIVMSLEICLGAERNIFQESPEHASRVILSSPVISPAKWRSLMNLEREGFDRQLIDLNYDESVGLEAAIRNIADQAEEAVRGGKTQLVLSDRYIAPGKLPVHASLAVGAVHHRLTEQGLRCDSNILVETATARDPHHFAVLLGFGASAVYPYLAYEVLADLIRTGEVLGDLDEVFKYYRKGISKGLLKILSKMGISTIASYRGAQLFEAVGLSEEVVGLSFKGVSSRIKGARFVDLEGDQKLLAAEAWSARKPIQQGGLLKFVHGGEYHAYNPDVVNTLQAAVQQGDYAKFKEYTTLVDQRPVSMIRDLLKVKVADEPLPLDQIEPLEAILKRFDSAGISLGALSPEAHEALAEAMNRLGARSNSGEGGEDPSRYGTIKSSKIKQVATGRFGVTPEYLVNAEVLQIKVAQGAKPGEGGQLPGGKVNGLIAKLRYAVPGVTLISPPPHHDIYSIEDLAQLIYDLKQVNPQALVSVKLVAEAGVGTIAAGVAKAYADLITISGYDGGTGASPLTSIKYAGAPWELGLAETHQTLRGNDLRGKVRVQTDGGLKTGLDVIKAAILGAESFGFGTAPMIALGCKYLRICHLNNCATGVATQNDKLRKDHYIGTVDMVINFFTFVASETREWLAKLGVRSLGELIGRTDLLDVLPGDTERQQYLDLTPLLGSSHIPADKPQFCEVDKNPPFDKGELAEKMVEMALPAIRDQAGGEFSLDICNCDRSIGARISGEIAKLYGNQGMADKPVTFRFKGTAGQSFGVWNAGGLNLHLEGDANDYVGKGMTGGKVTIVPPAGSPFATQHSAIVGNTCLYGATGGKLFAAGTAGERFAVRNSGAHAVVEGTGDHCCEYMTGGFVCVLGKTGYNFGSGMTGGFAYVLDMDNSFVDKLNHELVEIQRISGEAMEAYRSHLARVLGEYVEETGSEWGRELFENLDDYVRRFWLVKPKAANLKQLLSSTRANPQ